One Thioclava electrotropha DNA segment encodes these proteins:
- a CDS encoding aldo/keto reductase, producing the protein MRKLELGQSGIMVSEICLGTMTWGSQNTEAEGHDQIDFALDRGINFLDTAEMYPVNPVKAETMGRTEQIVGTYLAKRGKRDDLVVATKITGEGSNAIEGGPEISPTRIRQAVTDSLTRLQTDYIDLYQFHWPNRGSYHFRKTWRFDPSKQPSKQEVLDDMSACLETLEDLRKEGKIREFGLSNESAWGTAQWLALAEAGKGPRVESIQNEYSLMCRYYDLDLGELGQQEKVTLLAYSPLAAGILTGKYSGDVIPDNTRRSLVNNLGGRANPRAFEIADRYVALAKEFDLHPVTMAIAWVMSRPFPVIPIVGATSVDQLKPNLDAEGVELPKELLDKIAELHKHYPMPY; encoded by the coding sequence ATGCGCAAGCTGGAACTTGGTCAAAGCGGGATCATGGTGTCCGAGATTTGTCTCGGGACGATGACCTGGGGCAGCCAGAACACCGAGGCCGAGGGCCATGACCAGATCGATTTCGCGCTCGACCGCGGGATCAATTTCCTCGACACGGCCGAGATGTATCCGGTAAACCCGGTCAAGGCCGAGACGATGGGCCGAACCGAGCAGATCGTGGGCACTTATCTGGCCAAACGCGGCAAACGCGACGATCTGGTGGTGGCCACCAAGATCACCGGCGAGGGCTCGAACGCGATTGAGGGCGGCCCCGAGATCAGCCCGACCCGTATCCGCCAGGCAGTGACGGATTCGCTGACCCGGCTGCAGACGGATTACATCGACCTCTACCAGTTCCACTGGCCCAATCGCGGCTCCTATCACTTCCGCAAGACGTGGCGCTTCGATCCGTCGAAGCAGCCTTCGAAGCAGGAAGTGCTCGACGATATGAGCGCCTGTCTCGAGACGCTCGAAGATCTGCGTAAAGAGGGCAAGATCCGCGAATTCGGCCTGTCGAACGAGAGCGCCTGGGGCACCGCGCAATGGCTGGCACTGGCCGAGGCGGGCAAAGGGCCGCGAGTCGAGTCGATCCAGAACGAATATTCGCTGATGTGCCGCTACTACGACCTCGATCTGGGGGAGTTGGGGCAACAGGAGAAAGTGACGCTGCTGGCCTATTCGCCTCTCGCCGCGGGTATCCTGACGGGCAAATATTCGGGCGACGTGATCCCCGACAACACCCGGCGGTCGCTGGTCAACAATCTCGGTGGGCGCGCCAATCCGCGCGCTTTCGAGATCGCTGACCGTTATGTCGCGCTGGCCAAGGAGTTCGATCTTCACCCGGTGACGATGGCGATTGCCTGGGTGATGAGCCGTCCCTTCCCGGTGATCCCGATCGTCGGCGCGACCTCGGTCGACCAGCTCAAACCGAACCTCGACGCCGAAGGGGTGGAACTGCCGAAGGAGCTGCTCGACAAGATCGCCGAGCTCCACAAGCATTACCCGATGCCCTACTGA
- the msrB gene encoding peptide-methionine (R)-S-oxide reductase MsrB — MSNWQKSDDAVAKLTPEQYRVTQQNGTERPFTGEYDDHSAKGIYVDVVSGEPLFASSTKYNAGCGWPSFTKPLIDDHVVELTDTSHGMTRVEVRSKNGDSHLGHVFPDGPRDQGGLRYCINSASLRFVPYEEMEAEGYGDYMDRVE, encoded by the coding sequence ATGAGCAACTGGCAAAAATCCGACGACGCGGTCGCAAAGCTCACCCCCGAGCAATACCGCGTCACTCAGCAGAACGGCACCGAACGCCCCTTCACTGGCGAATATGACGACCACTCCGCCAAGGGCATCTATGTCGACGTGGTCTCGGGCGAGCCGCTTTTCGCGTCCTCGACCAAATACAATGCGGGCTGCGGCTGGCCGTCCTTCACCAAGCCGCTGATCGACGATCATGTCGTGGAGCTGACCGACACCAGCCACGGCATGACCCGCGTCGAAGTGCGCTCGAAAAACGGCGACAGCCATCTGGGCCATGTCTTCCCCGACGGGCCGCGCGATCAGGGCGGTCTGCGCTATTGCATCAACTCCGCCTCGCTGCGCTTCGTGCCTTACGAGGAGATGGAGGCCGAGGGCTACGGCGACTACATGGACCGGGTCGAGTAA
- a CDS encoding acyl-CoA dehydrogenase family protein produces MTTPDPRADLPTHRVENQPPARGDVDLFGTDAPLREAVARAGGQAEALSDYGQTLGTTEMREAGRDANRYLPELRLFDMGGRRLDEVRFHPAYHRFMEAGIGAGYAALPWEGAKGGHATHASMVYLASQIEPGSCCPMTMTYAAVPALEASPEIAALWRPKLTARSYDPRVLPVGEKTGATLGMAMTEKQGGSDVRANTTRAERADGHWRLTGHKWFCSAPMSDGFLTLAQTDKGLSCFLVPRWLEGERNAIRIQRLKDKLGNRSNASSEIEYEGAVAHLLGEEGRGVATIIEMVHHTRLDTALAPAGLMRAAISEAHHWATHRSAFQRRLIDQPLMRAVLADLTLDWEGALTLGMRVAQAFDSARPEDRAFARIGVALAKYYGNKRCPVVTYEAMEVLSGIGYVEDTPMPMLYREAPLNGIWEGSGNVICLDILRTLAKEPLAAEMLRAELDAARGTDPRYDAALADHLARWPALPPEAEARWFAERLALLLTASLLIRNAPAAVSDAFVATRLAGEAGRTTGAMAGSDVSAILDRIAG; encoded by the coding sequence ATGACCACACCCGATCCCCGCGCCGATCTGCCCACCCACCGCGTTGAGAACCAACCGCCCGCGCGCGGCGACGTCGATCTGTTCGGGACGGATGCGCCCCTGCGCGAGGCCGTCGCGCGGGCGGGCGGTCAGGCGGAGGCGCTGTCAGATTACGGTCAGACCCTCGGCACCACGGAGATGCGCGAGGCGGGGCGCGACGCGAACCGCTACCTGCCGGAGCTGCGCCTGTTCGATATGGGCGGGCGGCGGCTCGACGAGGTGCGCTTCCACCCCGCCTATCACCGTTTCATGGAGGCCGGGATCGGCGCGGGCTATGCCGCGCTGCCGTGGGAGGGCGCGAAGGGCGGCCACGCAACCCATGCCTCTATGGTCTATCTCGCAAGCCAGATCGAACCCGGAAGCTGCTGTCCGATGACGATGACCTATGCCGCCGTGCCTGCCCTCGAGGCCTCGCCTGAAATCGCCGCTCTCTGGCGCCCGAAACTGACCGCGCGCAGCTACGATCCGCGCGTTCTGCCGGTGGGCGAGAAGACCGGCGCGACGCTGGGGATGGCGATGACCGAGAAACAGGGCGGCTCGGACGTCCGCGCGAACACCACGCGGGCCGAGCGCGCCGACGGGCATTGGCGGCTGACTGGGCACAAGTGGTTCTGCTCTGCGCCGATGTCGGACGGGTTCCTGACGCTGGCGCAGACCGACAAGGGGCTGAGCTGTTTCCTCGTCCCGCGCTGGCTGGAAGGGGAGCGTAACGCGATCCGCATCCAGCGGCTGAAGGACAAGTTGGGCAATCGCTCCAACGCGTCCTCCGAGATCGAATATGAGGGCGCGGTGGCGCATCTTCTGGGCGAGGAAGGCCGGGGCGTCGCCACGATCATCGAGATGGTGCATCACACCCGGCTCGACACGGCGCTAGCACCTGCTGGCCTGATGCGCGCCGCGATCTCCGAGGCGCATCACTGGGCCACGCACCGCTCCGCCTTCCAGCGCCGCCTGATCGACCAGCCGCTGATGCGTGCGGTGCTGGCCGATCTGACGCTGGATTGGGAAGGCGCGCTGACGCTGGGGATGCGGGTGGCGCAGGCCTTCGACAGCGCCCGCCCCGAGGACCGCGCCTTCGCCCGGATCGGTGTGGCGCTGGCAAAATATTACGGCAACAAGCGCTGCCCCGTCGTGACCTACGAGGCGATGGAGGTGCTGAGCGGCATTGGATATGTCGAGGACACACCGATGCCGATGCTCTATCGCGAAGCGCCGCTGAACGGCATCTGGGAAGGCTCGGGCAATGTGATCTGCCTCGACATCCTGCGGACCTTGGCCAAGGAACCACTGGCGGCGGAGATGCTGCGCGCGGAGCTGGACGCGGCGCGCGGCACCGATCCGCGCTACGACGCGGCGCTGGCCGATCACCTCGCCCGCTGGCCCGCCCTGCCGCCCGAGGCCGAGGCGCGCTGGTTCGCGGAACGGCTGGCACTGCTCCTGACCGCGTCGCTGCTGATCCGAAATGCACCTGCGGCGGTGAGCGACGCCTTCGTCGCGACGCGGCTTGCGGGCGAGGCGGGCCGGACCACCGGCGCGATGGCGGGCAGCGATGTCTCTGCTATCCTGGACCGGATCGCTGGCTGA
- a CDS encoding cupin domain-containing protein codes for MREDRYLIRADEIAAMEGLAKTHFLNPNARRINKSLGDATGLTGIGVHIIEVEPGCETTEFHRHHHEDEAIFVLSGEATARIGEERHAIGPGDFIGYRAGGEAHTVENTGTEMLRLLVMGQRLAHDVGDYPDLGKRLYRNAGMPWQMVEADAITEVKAGAKK; via the coding sequence ATGCGCGAAGACCGGTATCTGATCCGGGCCGATGAAATCGCGGCGATGGAAGGGCTGGCGAAGACGCATTTCCTCAACCCGAATGCGCGGCGGATCAACAAAAGCCTTGGCGATGCGACGGGGCTGACCGGGATCGGCGTGCATATCATCGAGGTGGAGCCCGGCTGCGAGACCACCGAGTTTCACCGCCACCACCACGAGGACGAGGCGATCTTCGTGCTCAGCGGCGAGGCGACCGCGCGGATCGGCGAAGAGCGTCACGCAATCGGGCCGGGCGATTTCATCGGCTACCGCGCGGGCGGCGAGGCCCATACGGTCGAGAATACCGGGACGGAGATGTTGCGGCTGCTCGTGATGGGTCAGCGCTTGGCCCATGACGTGGGCGACTATCCCGATTTGGGCAAGCGGCTCTATCGCAATGCGGGAATGCCGTGGCAGATGGTGGAGGCCGACGCGATCACGGAGGTCAAGGCGGGGGCGAAGAAGTAA
- the ychF gene encoding redox-regulated ATPase YchF: MGFKMGIVGLPNVGKSTLFNALTKTAAAQAANFPFCTIEPNVGEVAVPDERIDTLAQIAGSKEIIPTRMTFVDIAGLVKGASKGEGLGNQFLANIREVDAIAHVLRCFEDGDVTHVEGRVDPVADAETIETELMIADLESLEKRIANLARKVKSGDKEAKEAMRLLEQAKEALEAGRPARTVEVSEDDRKAWNMLQLLTAKPVLYVCNVEEGSAATGNSKSEAVAKMAAEQGAGTVVISAKIEEEISQLDAEEAEMFLEEMGLEEAGLDRLIRAGYDLLGLQTYFTVGPKEARAWTIRKGTLAPAAAGVIHGDFERGFIRAETVSYDDYVANKGEAGAKEAGKFRVEGKTYEVKDGDVLHFLFNA, encoded by the coding sequence ATGGGTTTCAAGATGGGTATCGTGGGTCTGCCGAACGTAGGCAAATCCACCCTCTTCAACGCGCTGACCAAAACGGCGGCCGCGCAAGCGGCGAATTTCCCCTTCTGCACGATCGAGCCGAATGTCGGCGAAGTTGCCGTTCCCGATGAGCGGATCGACACACTGGCCCAGATCGCAGGCTCGAAAGAGATCATCCCGACCCGCATGACCTTCGTCGATATCGCAGGCCTCGTGAAAGGCGCCTCGAAAGGGGAGGGCCTGGGCAACCAGTTCCTCGCCAATATCCGCGAAGTCGATGCCATCGCCCATGTGCTGCGTTGCTTTGAAGACGGCGACGTGACCCATGTGGAGGGCCGCGTCGATCCGGTGGCCGATGCCGAGACCATCGAGACCGAGCTGATGATCGCCGATCTCGAAAGCCTCGAGAAGCGTATCGCGAACCTCGCCCGCAAGGTGAAATCCGGCGACAAGGAAGCGAAAGAGGCAATGCGCCTTCTGGAGCAGGCGAAAGAGGCTCTGGAAGCCGGTCGCCCCGCGCGCACCGTCGAGGTGTCCGAGGACGACCGCAAGGCGTGGAATATGCTGCAGCTGCTGACCGCCAAACCGGTTCTCTATGTCTGCAATGTCGAGGAAGGCTCCGCCGCCACCGGCAACTCGAAATCCGAAGCGGTCGCCAAGATGGCCGCCGAGCAGGGCGCGGGCACCGTCGTGATCTCGGCCAAGATCGAAGAGGAAATCTCGCAGCTCGACGCCGAAGAAGCCGAGATGTTCCTCGAAGAGATGGGTCTGGAAGAGGCCGGTCTCGACCGGCTGATCCGCGCGGGCTACGACCTTCTGGGCCTGCAGACCTATTTCACCGTCGGCCCGAAAGAGGCCCGCGCCTGGACGATCCGCAAGGGCACGCTGGCCCCGGCGGCGGCGGGCGTCATCCACGGCGATTTCGAGCGCGGCTTCATCCGCGCCGAGACGGTCTCCTACGATGATTACGTCGCCAATAAGGGCGAAGCGGGCGCGAAAGAGGCGGGCAAGTTCCGCGTCGAGGGCAAGACCTACGAAGTGAAAGACGGCGACGTCCTCCACTTCCTGTTCAACGCGTGA
- a CDS encoding VOC family protein produces MSFEPYIHFQGNCEEAMRFYADLFGTEPPFIMRYGDMPEASEGMSEAGKARIMHALIKLGDGALMASDWPEGRDRPQSSISISHVSDSREAAKAIFERLMDGAEEVMMPFDDTFWADGFGMLRDRFGTAWMINGPAKM; encoded by the coding sequence ATGAGTTTCGAACCCTACATCCACTTTCAAGGAAACTGCGAAGAGGCGATGCGTTTCTATGCCGACCTCTTCGGCACCGAGCCACCCTTCATCATGCGCTATGGCGACATGCCCGAGGCCAGCGAAGGCATGAGCGAGGCAGGCAAGGCGCGGATCATGCATGCGCTGATCAAGCTCGGGGATGGCGCGCTGATGGCCTCGGATTGGCCCGAGGGGCGCGACCGCCCGCAAAGTTCGATTTCGATCTCGCATGTCTCGGACAGCCGGGAGGCCGCGAAGGCAATCTTCGAGCGGCTGATGGATGGGGCCGAGGAGGTCATGATGCCTTTCGACGACACGTTCTGGGCCGACGGGTTCGGAATGCTGCGCGACCGCTTCGGCACGGCGTGGATGATCAACGGTCCGGCAAAGATGTAG
- the trpA gene encoding tryptophan synthase subunit alpha: MTRIDAKFASLKEEGKKAFVSYIMAGDPDLETSLEVMKGLPAAGVDIIELGVPFTDPMADGPTIQLASQRALDGGQTLQKTLDMAAEFRKTDDTTPIVLMGYYNPIYSRGVDRFLEDAKAAGIDGLIVVDLPPEEDVELCIPAQAAGINFIRLATPTTDDKRLPKVLQNTSGFVYYVSVTGITGSQAAQATEVGPEVARIKAKTDLPVIVGFGITTREAAKTIAGVADGCVVGSAIVKEIAEGKPVAEVLDFVKGLAGGAHSA, encoded by the coding sequence ATGACTCGCATCGACGCCAAATTCGCCAGCCTCAAGGAAGAGGGCAAGAAAGCCTTCGTCTCCTACATCATGGCGGGCGACCCGGATCTGGAAACCTCGCTCGAGGTGATGAAGGGCCTGCCGGCGGCAGGCGTCGACATCATCGAGCTGGGCGTGCCCTTCACCGATCCGATGGCCGACGGTCCGACGATCCAGCTGGCGAGCCAGCGCGCGCTCGACGGTGGGCAGACGCTGCAGAAGACGCTCGATATGGCGGCGGAGTTTCGCAAGACCGACGACACCACGCCGATTGTGCTGATGGGCTATTACAACCCGATCTATTCGCGTGGCGTCGATCGCTTCCTCGAAGATGCGAAGGCTGCCGGGATCGACGGGCTGATCGTCGTCGACCTGCCGCCCGAGGAAGATGTCGAGCTTTGCATCCCCGCACAGGCCGCCGGGATCAACTTCATCCGGCTCGCGACGCCGACGACCGACGACAAGCGTCTGCCGAAGGTGCTGCAGAACACCTCGGGCTTCGTCTATTACGTTTCTGTGACGGGGATTACCGGTTCTCAGGCCGCGCAGGCGACCGAAGTCGGCCCGGAAGTCGCCCGGATCAAGGCGAAGACCGATCTGCCGGTGATCGTGGGCTTCGGCATCACGACGCGTGAAGCCGCGAAGACCATCGCGGGCGTGGCCGATGGCTGCGTCGTGGGCTCGGCCATCGTGAAAGAGATCGCCGAGGGCAAGCCGGTGGCGGAAGTGCTGGACTTCGTGAAGGGCCTCGCGGGCGGCGCGCATTCGGCCTGA
- a CDS encoding ABC transporter permease gives MYEIGVRRFGAVNWMGLRMLGWREIRRFLAVWQQTVLAPLITAGLFLTVFALAFGRNRADVLGVDFLHFIAPGILMMTVIQNAFANTSSSIVIAKVQGNIVDTLMPPLAPWEILVGYLTGAVARALIVAVVIWLGLFAVLGQGIAHPFWAIAAVVLGAAFLGGLGILAAVFADKFDQMAAITNFIITPLSFLSGTFYSAKALPPAFQILTHYNPVFYLIDMARFGFLGVSDASPWHGLAVICAALVLVLGLGWYWLRIGYRMKP, from the coding sequence ATGTACGAGATCGGCGTGCGCCGTTTTGGCGCGGTGAACTGGATGGGCCTGCGGATGCTGGGGTGGCGCGAGATTCGCCGCTTTCTCGCGGTCTGGCAGCAGACGGTGCTGGCGCCGCTGATCACCGCCGGTCTGTTCCTGACCGTCTTCGCGCTGGCTTTCGGGCGCAACCGCGCCGATGTTCTGGGCGTCGATTTCCTGCATTTCATCGCGCCGGGCATCCTGATGATGACGGTGATCCAGAACGCTTTCGCCAACACATCTAGCTCGATCGTGATCGCGAAGGTGCAGGGCAATATCGTCGACACGCTGATGCCGCCGCTTGCGCCTTGGGAAATCCTCGTAGGTTATCTGACCGGCGCTGTGGCGCGGGCGTTGATCGTCGCCGTGGTGATCTGGCTCGGGCTGTTTGCCGTGCTGGGGCAGGGGATCGCGCATCCGTTCTGGGCAATTGCGGCGGTCGTGCTCGGCGCGGCCTTCCTGGGCGGTCTGGGGATTCTGGCGGCCGTCTTCGCCGACAAGTTCGACCAGATGGCGGCGATCACCAACTTCATCATCACGCCGCTGTCGTTCCTGTCGGGGACCTTCTATTCGGCCAAGGCGCTGCCGCCGGCCTTCCAGATCTTGACCCATTACAACCCGGTCTTCTACCTGATCGACATGGCCCGCTTCGGTTTCTTGGGCGTATCGGACGCCTCGCCGTGGCACGGTCTTGCCGTGATCTGCGCCGCGTTGGTCTTGGTTCTGGGGCTTGGCTGGTACTGGCTGCGCATCGGCTATCGCATGAAGCCCTGA
- a CDS encoding GcrA family cell cycle regulator codes for MSWTDERVELLKKMWTEGQSASQIAKELGGVTRNAVIGKVHRLGLSNRTGGAAEPAKPEPKAKPEKVEAKAEKPAAQPAAEAPEPKPAAKPASPAPAQAATPAVSPARKAIIPAGQPLPPQPSANEIDPAALAKVGEVEKHAKKLGLMELTERTCKWPIGDPATEEFWFCGLPSQSGKPYCEAHVGVAFQPMSSRRDRRR; via the coding sequence ATGTCCTGGACCGATGAACGCGTCGAATTGCTCAAGAAGATGTGGACTGAAGGCCAATCGGCCAGCCAGATCGCGAAAGAGCTGGGCGGTGTGACGCGCAACGCGGTGATCGGCAAGGTGCATCGCCTCGGCCTGTCGAACCGCACCGGCGGCGCAGCAGAGCCCGCGAAACCCGAGCCGAAAGCCAAGCCCGAGAAGGTCGAGGCGAAGGCCGAGAAGCCCGCCGCGCAGCCCGCAGCCGAGGCGCCCGAGCCCAAGCCCGCCGCGAAACCGGCAAGCCCCGCGCCCGCACAGGCTGCAACGCCTGCGGTCTCGCCTGCGCGCAAGGCGATCATCCCCGCCGGTCAGCCGCTTCCGCCGCAGCCCTCCGCCAACGAGATCGACCCGGCCGCGCTGGCCAAGGTCGGTGAGGTCGAGAAACACGCCAAGAAGCTTGGCCTGATGGAACTGACCGAGCGCACCTGCAAATGGCCGATCGGCGACCCCGCGACCGAGGAATTCTGGTTCTGCGGCCTGCCGAGCCAATCCGGCAAACCCTATTGCGAGGCCCATGTCGGCGTCGCTTTCCAGCCGATGAGCTCGCGCCGCGACCGTCGCCGCTGA
- a CDS encoding OmpP1/FadL family transporter produces the protein MKKFELPRFAGAVSLCLALGVPGAASATEGYFALAYGPAQRGVGGAGVAYSVDPMSAAINPANIADIGHAMTFGLEAFSPRRGFDANGAFPLPDGGADSGHEWFAIPNFGYNRPLEGGGALNVMVYGNGGMNTSYPDVANPNCAAAPGDTGIFCDGKAGVDLMQMFVSVGYGRKDGNFSWGIAPTFAAQRFAARGLNPALFGPMTTDASNFSGRGYDISTGFGLRAGLKYEISPQVTVGLAGQTRFKMTKFDKYAGLFEDGGSFDIPASISAGVTFKPRSDLALMLDYQRIFYSNIAAVGNSNTNGLFGAKGGAGFGWDDVDVFRIGAEWQQTPDMTWRAGYAYATNPIGKEDVMLGVLAPGVVEHHFSFGGAKKLNERDTFDFAINYVAPHKVKGPGMFGSDVELDMHQFSASVGWTRRF, from the coding sequence ATGAAGAAGTTTGAATTACCCCGTTTTGCGGGGGCGGTTTCGCTGTGCCTGGCGTTGGGCGTTCCAGGTGCCGCAAGCGCGACCGAGGGCTACTTCGCCCTTGCCTACGGACCCGCGCAGCGCGGTGTCGGCGGGGCAGGGGTGGCCTATTCGGTCGACCCGATGTCAGCGGCGATCAACCCCGCGAATATCGCCGATATCGGCCACGCGATGACCTTCGGGCTCGAGGCTTTCTCGCCGCGGCGGGGGTTTGACGCAAACGGGGCCTTCCCCTTGCCCGATGGCGGGGCGGATTCGGGGCATGAATGGTTCGCGATCCCGAATTTCGGCTATAACCGCCCGCTGGAAGGCGGCGGCGCGCTGAACGTCATGGTCTATGGCAATGGCGGCATGAATACGAGCTATCCCGATGTCGCGAACCCGAACTGTGCGGCCGCGCCGGGCGATACCGGGATTTTCTGCGACGGGAAGGCGGGCGTCGATCTGATGCAGATGTTCGTCTCCGTCGGCTACGGGCGCAAGGACGGGAATTTCAGCTGGGGCATCGCGCCGACATTCGCCGCACAACGGTTCGCGGCGCGCGGTCTGAATCCTGCCTTGTTCGGGCCGATGACGACGGATGCCAGCAATTTCAGTGGCAGAGGCTACGATATCTCCACTGGGTTCGGCCTGCGCGCCGGTCTGAAATACGAGATCTCGCCGCAGGTCACGGTCGGTCTCGCGGGGCAAACCCGGTTCAAGATGACGAAATTCGACAAATATGCGGGGCTTTTCGAGGATGGCGGCAGTTTCGACATTCCCGCCTCGATCAGCGCGGGCGTCACCTTCAAGCCGCGCAGCGATCTGGCGCTGATGCTGGACTACCAGCGGATCTTCTACAGCAATATCGCTGCGGTCGGGAACTCCAATACCAACGGGCTTTTCGGGGCCAAGGGCGGCGCGGGCTTTGGCTGGGATGATGTGGATGTCTTCCGGATCGGCGCGGAGTGGCAGCAGACGCCGGATATGACGTGGCGCGCGGGCTATGCCTACGCGACAAACCCGATCGGCAAGGAGGACGTGATGCTGGGCGTACTCGCACCCGGCGTGGTCGAGCATCATTTCAGCTTCGGCGGGGCGAAGAAGCTCAACGAGCGCGACACGTTCGATTTCGCGATCAACTATGTCGCGCCGCATAAGGTCAAAGGGCCGGGCATGTTCGGCAGCGATGTCGAATTGGACATGCACCAGTTCTCGGCCTCGGTGGGTTGGACCCGGCGGTTCTGA
- the rimO gene encoding 30S ribosomal protein S12 methylthiotransferase RimO codes for MSTNPPNLRPDLAPRARITDAPRPGQPLIGMVSLGCPKALVDSERILTRLRAEGYAISPDYAGADAVIVNTCGFLDSAKAESLEAIGEALNENGRVIVTGCLGAEPEYITGTHPSVLAVTGPHQYEQVLDAVHAAVPPDPDPFVDLLPAAGVKLTPRHYSYLKISEGCNHKCKFCIIPDMRGRLVSRPAHAIVREAENLVGAGVRELLVISQDTSAYGVDIKHAEERGHRAHITDLARDLGSLGAWVRLHYVYPYPHVRNLIPLMAEAQENGGGVLPYLDIPFQHAHPDVLKRMARPAASAKTLDEIAAWRAACPDITLRSTFIVGYPGETEDEFRYLLDWMDEAQLDRVGCFQYENVEGARSNTLPDHVPDEVKQDRWNRFMEKAQAISEAKLQAKVGSVQQVIVDAVDAEGATCRTKADAPEIDGNLFIDEDFENLSPGDIVTVEVDEASEYDLWGRLV; via the coding sequence ATGAGCACAAACCCTCCGAACCTGCGTCCCGATCTCGCGCCCCGCGCGCGCATCACGGATGCCCCCCGCCCCGGTCAGCCGCTGATCGGGATGGTCTCGCTTGGCTGCCCCAAGGCACTGGTCGACAGCGAACGCATCCTGACGCGGCTGCGCGCCGAGGGTTACGCGATCTCGCCCGATTACGCAGGCGCGGATGCGGTGATCGTGAATACCTGCGGGTTTCTCGACAGCGCCAAGGCGGAAAGCCTCGAGGCCATCGGCGAGGCGCTGAATGAAAACGGCCGGGTCATCGTGACCGGCTGTCTGGGCGCGGAGCCCGAATATATCACCGGCACGCACCCTTCCGTGCTGGCCGTGACCGGCCCGCATCAATACGAGCAGGTGCTGGACGCGGTCCATGCCGCCGTGCCGCCCGATCCCGATCCCTTCGTCGATCTTCTGCCCGCCGCCGGCGTGAAGCTGACGCCGCGCCATTACAGCTATCTGAAGATTTCCGAGGGCTGTAACCACAAGTGCAAGTTCTGCATCATCCCCGACATGCGCGGCCGCCTCGTCAGCCGCCCGGCCCATGCGATCGTGCGCGAGGCCGAAAATCTCGTCGGCGCGGGCGTGCGTGAACTGCTGGTGATCAGCCAAGACACGTCCGCTTACGGCGTCGATATCAAACATGCCGAAGAGCGGGGCCACCGCGCGCACATCACCGATCTCGCCCGTGATCTGGGCTCGCTCGGCGCTTGGGTGCGGCTGCATTACGTCTACCCCTACCCGCATGTGCGCAACCTGATCCCGCTGATGGCGGAAGCTCAGGAGAATGGCGGCGGCGTGCTGCCCTATCTCGACATTCCGTTCCAGCACGCGCACCCGGATGTGCTCAAGCGGATGGCGCGGCCCGCGGCCTCGGCCAAGACGCTCGACGAGATCGCGGCATGGCGCGCGGCCTGCCCGGATATCACGCTGCGCTCGACCTTCATCGTGGGCTATCCCGGCGAGACCGAGGACGAGTTCCGATATCTGCTCGACTGGATGGACGAAGCGCAGCTCGATCGCGTCGGCTGCTTCCAATATGAAAACGTCGAGGGCGCGCGCTCCAACACCCTGCCCGATCACGTGCCCGACGAGGTGAAGCAGGATCGTTGGAACCGCTTCATGGAAAAAGCGCAGGCGATTTCCGAAGCGAAGCTGCAAGCCAAAGTCGGCAGCGTCCAGCAGGTGATCGTCGACGCGGTCGATGCCGAAGGCGCCACCTGCCGCACCAAGGCAGACGCGCCCGAGATCGACGGCAACCTGTTCATCGATGAGGATTTCGAGAATCTCAGCCCCGGTGATATCGTGACGGTCGAGGTCGATGAGGCCTCGGAATACGATCTCTGGGGAAGGCTCGTTTGA
- a CDS encoding CAP domain-containing protein, with protein MIRTLALLTLLAGLLPVAAQAGACAIDAAQGREIAQATSQQRQAQGLNALAMDLQLTQAAATQGCDMARRGFFDHKGSDGSTPLRRAAKAGFRACLIAENVAMGQRDPGEVFDAWMHSPGHRRNILLRGVTRIGVAVVPRRDGKGPWYVMVLAKPC; from the coding sequence TTGATCCGCACTCTCGCTCTGCTCACATTGCTTGCCGGCCTGCTGCCCGTCGCGGCGCAGGCTGGCGCATGCGCGATCGATGCCGCCCAAGGTCGCGAGATTGCGCAGGCGACTTCGCAACAGCGGCAAGCCCAGGGGCTGAATGCGCTCGCGATGGATCTGCAATTGACGCAGGCCGCAGCAACGCAAGGCTGCGACATGGCCCGGCGCGGCTTCTTCGATCACAAGGGCTCGGACGGATCGACCCCGCTCAGGCGGGCGGCGAAGGCTGGCTTCCGCGCCTGCCTGATCGCCGAGAATGTCGCGATGGGCCAGCGCGATCCGGGTGAGGTGTTCGACGCCTGGATGCATTCGCCCGGCCATCGCCGCAACATCCTGCTGCGCGGCGTGACCCGGATCGGCGTGGCGGTCGTACCCCGGCGCGACGGCAAGGGCCCGTGGTATGTGATGGTGCTCGCGAAGCCCTGCTGA